Proteins from a genomic interval of Chionomys nivalis chromosome 7, mChiNiv1.1, whole genome shotgun sequence:
- the Fgf11 gene encoding fibroblast growth factor 11 produces the protein MAALASSLIRQKREVREPGSSRPVSAQRRVCPRGTKSLCQKQLLILLSKVRLCGGRPTRQDRGPEPQLKGIVTKLFCRQGFYLQANPDGSIQGTPEDTSSFTHFNLIPVGLRVVTIQSAKLGHYMAMNAEGLLYSSPHFTAECRFKECVFENYYVLYASALYRQRRSGRAWYLGLDKEGRVMKGNRVKKTKAAAHFVPKLLEVAMYREPSLHSVPETSPSSPPAP, from the exons ATGGCGGCGTTGGCCAGTAGCCTGATCCGACAGAAGCGGGAGGTCCGCGAGCCCGGGAGCAGCCGGCCGGTGTCGGCGCAGCGGCGCGTGTGTCCCCGCGGCACCAAGTCTCTTTGCCAGAAGCAGCTCCTTATCCTGCTGTCCAAGGTGCGACTGTGCGGGGGGCGGCCCACGCGACAGGACCGCGGCCCAG agcctcAGCTCAAAGGCATCGTCACCAAACTGTTCTGCCGCCAGGGTTTCTACCTCCAGGCGAATCCCGATGGGAGCATCCAGGGCACCCCAGAGGACACCAGCTCCTTCA CCCACTTCAATTTGATTCCCGTGGGGCTCCGTGTGGTCACCATCCAGAGTGCCAAGCTGGGCCACTACATGGCCATGAATGCTGAGGGGCTATTGTACAGCTCG CCACATTTCACAGCAGAGTGTCGCTTTAAGGAGTGCGTCTTTGAGAATTACTATGTCCTGTATGCCTCTGCTCTGTACCGCCAGCGTCGTTCTGGCCGGGCCTGGTACCTAGGCCTGGACAAGGAGGGCCGGGTCATGAAGGGAAACCGAGTCAAGAAGACCAAGGCAGCTGCCCACTTTGTGCCCAAGCTCCTGGAGG TGGCCATGTACCGGGAGCCTTCTCTCCACAGTGTCCCTGAGACCTCCCCTTCCAGTCCCCCTGCCCCTTGA
- the Tmem102 gene encoding transmembrane protein 102, translated as MASTVWGSAPWWGPPPPAPARPLTDIDFCSGAQLQELTQLIQELGVQESWSEGPKPGADLLRAKDFVFSLLGLVHRQDPRFPPQAELLLLRGGIREGSLDLGHAPLGPYARGPHYDTGFTLLVPVFSLGGTGPELLLDLESCYAWLRLPELMYGISVRETWQDCLGPPVPEESDLIHQTHGEENPTEQESAVDQSHDHVPEPEPHTSVEKSSNLSGSQSPYNDINLETSKPLKTLSSDALEADERRVPKPSEAPKAWPTLCPTQVAAWFFVKLTEVAESLIPVPGAPRLVHAARHAGVTTVLLATPEPPRHLLLFDLIPVVTVTGWPDSARSHSWAGPLASESASFYLVPGSLPEQQGTPGWQLCFARQELALKARIPAPLLQAHAAAQALLRPLVAGTRAAAPYLLRTLLYWACERLPALYLARPENAGACCLGLLDELSRVLEAGTLPHYFLSGRKLSTGDGSAALRGALAQLRGDPAQALREAVEEAKAARKGGGLAGIGGGTH; from the exons ATGGCTTCCACCGTCTGGGGCAGTGCCCCCTGGTGGGGCCCgccacccccagccccagcccggCCGCTCACGGACATTGACTTCTGCTCTGGCGCCCAGCTGCAGGAGCTCACCCAGTTGATTCAGGAGCTGGGTGTTCAGGAGAGCTGGAGCGAAGGGCCCAAGCCTGGAGCTGATCTTCTCCGAGCCAAGGattttgtcttctctctgctCG gtCTAGTTCACCGCCAGGATCCTCGTTTTCCACCCCAGGCAGAACTCTTGCTGCTTCGCGGTGGAATTCGCGAAGGCTCCCTAGATTTAGGGCATGCCCCCTTAGGTCCCTACGCCCGGGGACCTCATTATGACACCGGCTTTACACTCCTTGTGCCTGTGTTTTCTCTGGGTGGCACTGGGCCTGAGCTGTTACTGGATCTGGAATCCTGTTATGCGTGGCTCCGCCTTCCAGAGCTGATGTACGGAATTTCGGTCCGGGAGACCTGGCAGGATTGCCTAGGACCCCCTGTCCCAGAAGAAAGTGATTTAATTCACCAAACCCATGGCGAAGAGAATCCCACGGAGCAGGAAAGCGCTGTAGACCAGTCACATGACCATGTCCCTGAGCCTGAGCCGCACACATCTGTGGAAAAATCTAGTAACCTTTCAGGGTCCCAATCGCCTTACAATGACATCAATCTTGAAACTTCTAAACCATTGAAAACACTGAGTAGTGACGCCTTGGAAGCCGACGAAAGGCGAGTCCCAAAGCCGTCGGAGGCTCCGAAGGCATGGCCCACATTATGCCCTACCCAAGTGGCTGCATGGTTCTTCGTTAAGCTGACTGAGGTCGCTGAGTCCCTGATCCCGGTCCCGGGCGCCCCGCGGTTAGTTCACGCTGCTCGCCACGCGGGTGTCACTACGGTCCTCCTGGCAACTCCGGAGCCCCCACGCCACCTCCTGCTCTTCGACCTGATCCCGGTGGTGACTGTGACAGGCTGGCCTGACAGCGCTCGGAGCCACTCGTGGGCGGGTCCACTGGCCTCCGAGTCGGCTTCTTTCTACCTAGTGCCGGGCAGCCTCCCGGAGCAGCAGGGCACCCCTGGATGGCAGCTGTGCTTCGCCCGCCAGGAGCTGGCGCTCAAAGCGCGCATCCCCGCGCCGCTGCTTCAAGCACACGCGGCGGCTCAGGCGCTGCTGCGCCCGCTGGTGGCGGGGACCCGGGCCGCCGCGCCCTATCTCCTGCGGACCTTGCTCTACTGGGCGTGCGAGCGGCTCCCGGCGCTCTACCTGGCGCGGCCGGAAAATGCCGGCGCTTGTTGCCTTGGGCTACTGGATGAGCTGAGCCGAGTGCTCGAGGCCGGGACGCTGCCTCATTATTTTTTGAGCGGCCGAAAGCTCTCTACCGGAGATGGCTCCGCTGCCCTGCGCGGGGCATTGGCCCAGCTCCGCGGAGACCCTGCACAGGCCTTGCGTGAGGCGGTGGAGGAAGCCAAGGCTGCCCGCAAAGGGGGCGGTTTAGCGGGCATAGGGGGCGGAACCCATTAA
- the Spem3 gene encoding uncharacterized protein SPEM3, producing MGEQVYHGAQPCSGTNLRRCQDLGDSILLILGSFILLNVGINVVTLLWKHLKNSLRILFHHFFPKGEWNLCSKMSSRFHRPNFLLGHLSHFDSWIPDTNDENVSRCCWMPPQCGHGRAPTEDPWELWKEELMGAGEAPQATVMKTQASLFFRSEVSPQIPKICQLNTNILPPSSPQENKTKSDDSPPHTLAQALTSSSTNSQQLPSTQSQTQPSERTQSRAQGLEYTSAQTPPAHVPDFTSAPIPTLSEGPMPAKALPPAPTLSYPQVQAPTHSQTHTFDQAQSQSLPPITLQGPAHNPEQTSAHTSPQLPIQAPADASFQSQGHDPVQILVHTLTHPHTEGPEQTSSASAHGPSHSLLPSCAHAPVPSPTSAPPPCGLAPVPACAPDPALALSMTMTTSQASAQVPVTTSTPTLPPVPSMLTSFYPHLSTGHTVYDARRVKQNVSCKYSSQSSRCFRKDLNISRPHEVKGLVNSGTAEQAQKQHGEDSAEPPTGSILGYMELGNMEWKISDNAKDKFSQPKTFPFCSFHPCCSESQDRDSQAPVHPKFLVCTQDITPAKPCFHSPSTAQYKLPPAPPPCTLALPLVSPRTFVLPQSTLQKPPNLAQTPAFLSNSKSPQAAHFSIPPQFSTISQTLVQPLNPENQNFNQDFGLQTTPTLVNDSGVPRNSSLTQDPGLQKNPSLNKDPGLQKNPSLNKDPGLQKNPSLFPNPGIQKNPAFAQNPEHQKNPGLAPNPCLHKNSGYYKLPGCVQESYLCMNPSNSQDACLQKNLAITQDFGLRSSDAGILRNLAFLQPSSLHRNIIFNQTSGPRTLSFMQDSVIYRNVALNQDTVINKNKDVSLVTDQKRPDPLQDSGGNNGLGNVQYPGVCRSVNLTQDTRPQKIPSHTQDPEINKNSGLTQESSSPKSPGLVQTSCLHKSSGLTQDSGDNKNLSLTQAPGIYRVPALNQDTGSHNSLGLINVTTAEKRSDLNQDVGVYSSEYGQDPNLQEYPAIDQDSGCQQDPALGQGSGFKTPGLTQRAGLCKDSGLIPDSGLNKKTSFAPGTDSAQVLGPFQTLKLTSSPVESLEGKVTSQKDNTEQHVSCTSVPVNQSSCPSKDQVLSPDLKTFSEVPVLIELQPPSRQLDSQDWVYHTVDTAVSTCQKYRQMSVPPQLGRKSHCPGPGTRTGHVVFDARQKQLVTSREKCEALSPRRPRPEAPQNSEATQKEWGYQNVMRTLDNEGANTHQK from the exons ATGGGTGAACAAGTCTACCACGGAGCCCAGCCATGCTCTGGCACCAATCTCAGGAGATGCCAGGATTTAGGAGATTCAATTCTGCTGATTCTGGGCAGCTTCATCTTGCTCAACGTGGGAATCAATGTGGTGACTCTG cTCTGGAAGCATCTGAAGAACTCACTGCGGATTCTTTTCCATCACTTTTTCCCCAAAGGTGAGTGG AACCTGTGCTCAAAGATGTCTTCCCGATTTCATCGCCCCAATTTCCTCCTGGGGCATCTCAGTCACTTTGACTCTTGGATACCAGACACAAATGACGAGAACGTTTCTAGGTGCTGCTGGATGCCACCCCAGTGTGGACATGGCAGAGCTCCTACAGAAGATCCGTGGGAACTGTGGAAAGAGGAACTGATGGGCGCTGGGGAAGCCCCTCAGGCCACAGTCATGAAGACTCAGGCGTCTTTGTTTTTCAGGTCAGAGGTTTCTCCCCAGATTCCAAAGATATGCCAGCTGAACACGAACATACTTCCACCTTCCTCACCCCAGGAGAACAAGACTAAGTCAGATGACAGCCCACCCCACACTCTGGCCCAGGCTCTAACCTCTTCCTCAACCAACTCTCAACAGCTCCCCTCCACTCAGTCCCAGACTCAGCCTTCAGAACGCACTCAGTCAAGGGCACAGGGCCTTGAGTATACCTCAGCCCAAACCCCACCAGCCCACGTGCCAGATTTTACCTCAGCTCCTATCCCAACCCTCAGTGAAGGCCCAATGCCAGCCAAGGCTTtacccccagcccccaccctgtCCTATCCCCAAGTCCAGGCCCCAACCCATAGTCAAACCCATACCTTCGATCAGGCCCAGTCCCAGAGCCTGCCCCCTATCACACTCCAGGGGCCAGCCCACAACCCTGAGCAAACCTCAGCCCACACATCACCTCAACTCCCAATCCAGGCTCCTGCTGATGCTTCCTTCCAATCCCAAGGCCATGACCCAGTCCAAATTCTAGTACACACCTTGACCCACCCCCACACTGAAGGACCTGAGCAAACATCTTCAGCCTCAGCGCATGGGCCATCCCATTCCCTACTTCCCTCATGTGCCCATGCCCCAGTGCCTAGCCCaacctctgccccacccccttgTGGTCTGGCCCCTGTCCCAGCCTGTGCCCCAGATCCTGCTCTAGCGCTGTCCATGACCATGACGACTTCCCAAGCCTCTGCTCAAGTCCCTGTCACCACCTCTACCCCTACCCTACCTCCCGTTCCTTCTATGCTGACTTCCTTTTACCCCCACCTCTCCACTGGCCATACGGTTTATGATGCTCGCCGAGTAAAGCAGAACGTCTCCTGTAAGTACAGCTCCCAAAGCTCGAGGTGTTTCAGGAAGGACTTGAACATCTCCAGGCCCCACGAAGTGAAGGGTCTGGTAAATTCTGGCACTGCTGAACAAGcacaaaagcaacatggggaagACAGTGCTGAGCCTCCCACCGGCTCTATACTTGGTTACATGGAGTTGGGGAACATGGAATGGAAGATCTCAGATAATGCCAAAGATAAGTTCTCCCAGCCCAAGACCTTCCCTTTCTGCAGCTTTCATCCTTGCTGTTCTGAGAGCCAAGACAGAGACTCCCAGGCGCCAGTCCACCCCAAGTTCCTGGTCTGCACACAGGACATCACTCCTGCTAAGCCTTGTTTTCATTCTCCAAGCACTGCTCAGTACAAACTGCCCCCCGCGCCCCCACCGTGCACTCTTGCTCTGCCCCTTGTTTCTCCCAGAACGTTTGTGCTTCCTCAATCTACCCTTCAGAAGCCCCCCAACCTAGCCCAAACCCCTGCCTTTCTCTCAAACTCCAAGTCTCCTCAGGCTGCTCACTTCTCTATCCCTCCTCAGTTCTCCACTATTTCTCAAACTTTAGTCCAACCCCTAAACCCTGAGAATCAGAACTTTAACCAAGACTTTGGCCTTCAAACAACCCCAACCCTTGTCAACGATTCTGGAGTTCCCAGGAACTCAAGTCTTACCCAAGATCCAGGACTCCAGAAGAACCCAAGCCTTAACAAAGATCCAGGACTCCAGAAGAATCCAAGCCTTAACAAAGATCCAGGACTCCAGAAGAACCCAA GCCTTTTCCCAAATCCAGGAATCCAGAAGAACCCAGCCTTTGCCCAAAATCCAGAACACCAGAAGAACCCAGGCCTTGCCCCAAATCCATGCCTCCACAAGAACTCAGGTTACTATAAGCTTCCAGGCTGTGTTCAAGAGTCTTACCTCTGCATGAATCCAAGCAATTCCCAAGATGCTTGCCTTCAAAAGAATCTAGCTATCACTCAAGATTTCGGCCTAAGGAGTTCAGATGCTGGTATTCTTAGGAACTTAGCTTTCCTGCAgccttccagcctccacaggaaTATAATATTCAATCAAACATCTGGTCCGAGGACTTTGAGTTTTATGCAAGACTCTGTCATCTACAGAAATGTTGCATTAAACCAAGACACTgtaatcaacaaaaataaagatgtcTCCCTAGTAACTGACCAAAAGAGGCCAGACCCCCTTCAAGATTCTGGAGGTAACAATGGTTTAGGAAATGTACAATATCCAGGAGTCTGCAGGAGTGTAAACCTGACTCAAGACACTAGACCACAGAAGATCCCGAGCCATACCCAAgatcctgaaattaataaaaactctggACTTACCCAAGAATCTAGTTCCCCCAAGAGCCCAGGTCTTGTCCAAACCTCTTGCCTCCATAAGAGCTCGGGTCTCACACAAGACTCAGGAGACAACAAGAATTTAAGCCTTACCCAGGCTCCTGGAATCTACAGAGTCCCAGCTCTAAACCAAGACACTGGCTCCCACAACAGTCTTGGCCTAATCAATGTCACCACAGCAGAAAAACGATCAGACCTTAACCAAGATGTTGGCGTTTACAGTTCAGAATACGGCCAAGATCCTAACCTTCAGGAGTACCCAGCAATTGATCAAGATTCTGGCTGTCAGCAGGACCCAGCACTTGGTCAAGGCTCTGGCTTCAAGACTCCAGGCCTTACCCAGAGAGCTGGCCTCTGTAAGGACTCAGGCCTTATTCCAGACTCTGGCCTCAACAAAAAAACAAGCTTTGCTCCAGGTACTGATTCTGCCCAAGTCTTGGGCCCATTTCAAACACTAAAACTGACATCTTCCCCAGTGGAATCCCTTGAAGGTAAGGTGACTTCTCAGAAGGACAACACAGAGCAGCATGTGTCCTGCACTTCTGTCCCAGTCAACCAAAGCTCCTGCCCTTCCAAGGACCAAGTGCTCTCCCCTGACCTGAAAACTTTTTCAGAGGTCCCTGTCCTGATTGAGCTACAGCCTCCCTCCCGACAGCTAGACAGCCAAGACTGGGTATACCACACAGTAGACACAGCTGTTTCGACCTGCCAGAAGTATCGCCAGATGTCTGTACCTCCCCAACTAGGCCGGAAGTCCCATTGCCCTGGACCAGGCACCCGGACAGGTCACGTGGTCTTTGATGCCCGCCAGAAACAATTAGTAACTAGCAGGGAAAAGTGCgaagctctgtctcccaggcGCCCTCGTCCAGAAGCACCCCAAAACTCAGAGGCGACCCAGAAGGAATGGGGATATCAAAATGTGATGAGGACCTTGGACAATGAGGGGGCAAATACACATCAGAAATAA
- the Spem2 gene encoding uncharacterized protein SPEM2 isoform X2 produces the protein MENQLWQGTLGCCNQYQESSQDAEDILFLLLGLIILVNISINVTTVVWHGIQNALDKMICWMCERNEVQATECAPTEPPANVQDVHIHCVLDPVQVKMAQPTHCSSSSYHYLRQRYSSRRRRRRCRSRRHQQGSHNRYPQGLHSHQQRFPNNRQLARGCPPFRKQPQSHKSSQPRPLPFFDLEDRDSLPEDDQSCPHPKHPHRGWRGFYKPIGRASNVGLWGRQGGILASLPLPSLYLSPELRRLPKRVEAKSELRLQAFGPRYSQSRIWGNVEAEQWASSPPPARRLLPSPSWVTVGYSPFPSRGHIPPDAWDQRRRGVEDSEAPPAFACRNSRPEAQGYREHNSPQAHRQNFPSYTHSQPTYSPPQSLGHMGYSSRESHEVRRRAADWTEVFPSRHPLTTSTSLTVLGEASYKRAPAAGSGLTMPHSSQPLPEVHASDPAPPPTTFVPLSRNPGGNANYQVYDSLELKRQVQESRGRASSLPPPSTSASRPSLHRSRTGKFN, from the exons ATGGAAAACCAGCTGTGGCAGGGCACATTGGGGTGCTGCAATCAATACCAAGAAAGCTCCCAGGATGCTGAGGACATCCTATTCCTGCTGCTGGGTCTCATCATTCTTGTCAACATCAGCATCAACGTGACAACTGTG GTGTGGCATGGGATCCAGAATGCCTTAGACAAGATGATCTGTTGGATGTGTGAGAGAA ATGAAGTCCAGGCTACCGAATGTGCCCCCACAGAGCCCCCAGCCAACGTCCAGGACGTCCACATCCATTGTGTCCTGGACCCTGTACAAGTGAAGATGGCACAACCCACAcactgctcctcttcctcctaccaCTATCTCCGTCAGCGCTATAGCAGCAGGCGCCGCCGCAGGCGCTGCCGCAGTCGCCGTCACCAGCAGGGCAGCCACAACCGCTACCCACAGGGCCTCCACAGCCACCAGCAGAGGTTTCCAAACAACAGGCAGCTCGCCCGTGGCTGCCCACCCTTCCGTAAACAACCTCAAAGCCACAAGTCGTCACAGCCGAGGCCACTGCCCTTTTTTGACCTGGAAGACCGGGATTCCCTTCCGGAGGATGACCAGTCCTGTCCGCATCCCAAACACCCGCACAGGGGCTGGCGAGGTTTTTACAAGCCAATAGGTCGGGCCTCCAATGTGGGACTGTGGGGCCGCCAGGGCGGAATCCTGGCCAGCCTCCCGCTACCCTCTCTCTACCTGTCACCAGAGCTGCGCCGCTTGCCCAAGCGGGTAGAAGCCAAGTCAGAACTGAGGCTACAGGCTTTCGGTCCCCGTTACTCACAGTCCCGGATTTGGGGTAACGTGGAAGCTGAGCAGTGGGCCTCCTCGCCACCACCTGCCCGCCGGCTGCTTCCTAGTCCCTCCTGGGTCACTGTGGGCTACAGCCCTTTCCCTTCAAGGGGGCACATACCGCCTGATGCCTGGGATCAGCGGCGGCGTGGGGTAGAAGACTCTGAGGCACCACCGGCCTTTGCATGCAGGAACTCCAGGCCAGAGGCCCAGGGGTACCGGGAGCACAACTCCCCACAGGCCCACCGGCAGAACTTCCCTAGCTATACTCACAGCCAACCCACCTACAGCCCACCCCAGTCCTTAGGACACATGGGttacagctccagggaatctcatGAAGTCCGCAGGCGGGCAGCTGACTGGACTGAGGTTTTCCCCTCGAGGCATCCTCTGACCACTTCCACCTCCCTCACGGTATTGGGCGAGGCTTCATACAAAAGGGCTCCAGCTGCTGGCTCGGGCTTGACGATGCCTCACTCCTCCCAGCCCTTGCCTGAAGTGCACGCTTCCGATCCAGCCCCACCTCCAACCACCTTTGTTCCGCTCAGTCGGAATCCAGGTGGCAATGCCAACTACCAGGTGTATGACAGCCTGGAGCTGAAGAGGCAGGTGCAGGAGAGCAGAGGGCGGGCcagctccctgccaccaccttccACCTCAGCTTCAAGGCCCTCTCTGCACAGAAGTCGGACAGGGAAATTTAACTGA
- the Spem2 gene encoding uncharacterized protein SPEM2 isoform X1, translating into MENQLWQGTLGCCNQYQESSQDAEDILFLLLGLIILVNISINVTTVVWHGIQNALDKMICWMCERTDEVQATECAPTEPPANVQDVHIHCVLDPVQVKMAQPTHCSSSSYHYLRQRYSSRRRRRRCRSRRHQQGSHNRYPQGLHSHQQRFPNNRQLARGCPPFRKQPQSHKSSQPRPLPFFDLEDRDSLPEDDQSCPHPKHPHRGWRGFYKPIGRASNVGLWGRQGGILASLPLPSLYLSPELRRLPKRVEAKSELRLQAFGPRYSQSRIWGNVEAEQWASSPPPARRLLPSPSWVTVGYSPFPSRGHIPPDAWDQRRRGVEDSEAPPAFACRNSRPEAQGYREHNSPQAHRQNFPSYTHSQPTYSPPQSLGHMGYSSRESHEVRRRAADWTEVFPSRHPLTTSTSLTVLGEASYKRAPAAGSGLTMPHSSQPLPEVHASDPAPPPTTFVPLSRNPGGNANYQVYDSLELKRQVQESRGRASSLPPPSTSASRPSLHRSRTGKFN; encoded by the exons ATGGAAAACCAGCTGTGGCAGGGCACATTGGGGTGCTGCAATCAATACCAAGAAAGCTCCCAGGATGCTGAGGACATCCTATTCCTGCTGCTGGGTCTCATCATTCTTGTCAACATCAGCATCAACGTGACAACTGTG GTGTGGCATGGGATCCAGAATGCCTTAGACAAGATGATCTGTTGGATGTGTGAGAGAA CAGATGAAGTCCAGGCTACCGAATGTGCCCCCACAGAGCCCCCAGCCAACGTCCAGGACGTCCACATCCATTGTGTCCTGGACCCTGTACAAGTGAAGATGGCACAACCCACAcactgctcctcttcctcctaccaCTATCTCCGTCAGCGCTATAGCAGCAGGCGCCGCCGCAGGCGCTGCCGCAGTCGCCGTCACCAGCAGGGCAGCCACAACCGCTACCCACAGGGCCTCCACAGCCACCAGCAGAGGTTTCCAAACAACAGGCAGCTCGCCCGTGGCTGCCCACCCTTCCGTAAACAACCTCAAAGCCACAAGTCGTCACAGCCGAGGCCACTGCCCTTTTTTGACCTGGAAGACCGGGATTCCCTTCCGGAGGATGACCAGTCCTGTCCGCATCCCAAACACCCGCACAGGGGCTGGCGAGGTTTTTACAAGCCAATAGGTCGGGCCTCCAATGTGGGACTGTGGGGCCGCCAGGGCGGAATCCTGGCCAGCCTCCCGCTACCCTCTCTCTACCTGTCACCAGAGCTGCGCCGCTTGCCCAAGCGGGTAGAAGCCAAGTCAGAACTGAGGCTACAGGCTTTCGGTCCCCGTTACTCACAGTCCCGGATTTGGGGTAACGTGGAAGCTGAGCAGTGGGCCTCCTCGCCACCACCTGCCCGCCGGCTGCTTCCTAGTCCCTCCTGGGTCACTGTGGGCTACAGCCCTTTCCCTTCAAGGGGGCACATACCGCCTGATGCCTGGGATCAGCGGCGGCGTGGGGTAGAAGACTCTGAGGCACCACCGGCCTTTGCATGCAGGAACTCCAGGCCAGAGGCCCAGGGGTACCGGGAGCACAACTCCCCACAGGCCCACCGGCAGAACTTCCCTAGCTATACTCACAGCCAACCCACCTACAGCCCACCCCAGTCCTTAGGACACATGGGttacagctccagggaatctcatGAAGTCCGCAGGCGGGCAGCTGACTGGACTGAGGTTTTCCCCTCGAGGCATCCTCTGACCACTTCCACCTCCCTCACGGTATTGGGCGAGGCTTCATACAAAAGGGCTCCAGCTGCTGGCTCGGGCTTGACGATGCCTCACTCCTCCCAGCCCTTGCCTGAAGTGCACGCTTCCGATCCAGCCCCACCTCCAACCACCTTTGTTCCGCTCAGTCGGAATCCAGGTGGCAATGCCAACTACCAGGTGTATGACAGCCTGGAGCTGAAGAGGCAGGTGCAGGAGAGCAGAGGGCGGGCcagctccctgccaccaccttccACCTCAGCTTCAAGGCCCTCTCTGCACAGAAGTCGGACAGGGAAATTTAACTGA
- the Spem1 gene encoding spermatid maturation protein 1, producing MAMAERPRPEWASYQNPNTNNCQDMGNSILLLLGLIICINIGINLVTLLWGRLRIILHQMFHIICEKETTKLSSPGRQTQHSRKQTYPEVHLRCTMDPVKMTVTPPPTRRHRRRASPSRRACRPAPWVSDADDEKPPHQHQEICSHHWDGPKDWEGFQPVQEIWDPWTQDALEQPPQTIRFQAPVEGRPLKREVQSEQGLEAYVYTVNPPPPNPEALSHKNNGVGLGTGAEGEQGQCQPPSPPFLGPANIPEIPQRHSSGRIVYDARDVRRRLRELTREVEALSHCYPLVSGSSTAEGTSQDWVYRSLKGR from the exons ATGGCCATGGCTGAGAGGCCGCGGCCTGAGTGGGCCTCATATCAAAACCCCAACACCAACAACTGCCAGGACATGGGAAATTCCATCCTCCTGCTGCTGGGTCTCATCATCTGTATCAACATCGGCATCAACCTGGTGACCCTG CTCTGGGGCCGTCTCCGCATCATCCTACACCAAATGTTCCATATCATTTGTGAGAAAG AAACTACTAAATTATCCTCACCTGGGAGGCAGACCCAGCATTCAAGGAAGCAGACCTACCCTGAAGTCCATCTTCGATGTACTATGGACCCTGTGAAAATGACCGTGACCCCGCCACCAACTCGTCGTCACCGCCGTAGGGCCTCTCCATCTCGCCGTGCCTGCCGCCCAGCACCTTGGGTCTCTGACGCTGACGATGAGAAGCCTCCGCATCAGCACCAGGAAATCTGCTCCCACCACTGGGATGGTCCTAAGGACTGGGAAGGTTTCCAACCCGTGCAGGAGATCTGGGATCCTTGGACTCAGGATGCTCTAGAGCAGCCTCCCCAGACCATCCGCTTCCAGGCACCAGTAGAGGGAAGGCCTCTCAAAAGAGAGGTCCAGTCAGAGCAGGGCCTAGAGGCCTATGTGTATACTGTGAACCCCCCACCTCCCAACCCAGAGGCGCTGAGCCATAAAAAcaatggggtggggctggggacagGTGCCGAGGGTGAACAAGGACAGTGCCAGCCTCCCTCACCACCCTTCCTGGGTCCAGCAAACATCCCTGAGATACCCCAGCGCCATTCTTCAGGCCGAATAGTGTATGATGCCCGAGATGTGAGGCGCCGGCTCCGAGAACTGACCCGGGAGGTGGAGGCTTTGTCTCATTGTTACCCCTTGGTTTCTGGGTCCAGCACAGCTGAGGGGACAAGCCAGGATTGGGTGTATCGTTCCCTGAAGGGAAGATGA